A DNA window from Paenibacillus sp. HWE-109 contains the following coding sequences:
- a CDS encoding glycoside hydrolase family 2 protein — protein MTSHSYIPNYPRPQFVREAWTDLNGTWSFCFDDLNAGVGEKWFEQLPAAQTITVPFTYETEASGINDPVFHPYVWYERSISLPKDQQNKRTILHFQAVDHHAQVWVNGQSVGEHTGGYAAFQFDITDYIDVSGENRIVVRAQDSDNCMQPRGKQRWVKDNFGCWYVQTTGIWQSVWLEYVAPQYVKSVKMTPDIDKHQLNIQYQLQGVEQQEGLLLKTIVRFEGQLIKESYLAVDRAKLSADIHLYSDRIGEWKIKHWHPNHPNLYDIEFVLLKDGEPLDRVNSYFGFRKVSIEKGKVLINNMPYYQKLLLDQGYWKETHLTPPSEEALIEDIEKTMALGFNGVRKHQKLEDPRFLYWCDRKGLLVWSEMGAAYEFGDEAVESFTREWMEVVQQHYNHPCIVTWVPFNESWGVPNIKVDRTQQQFTEAIYYLTKSFDPMRPVIVNDGWEHTVSDIITLHDYEELGQIFYERYQDKDLLLSNDIIHNDFKFPFADGYAYKGQPVIISEYGGIAFTTEEGWGYGNQVKTEEEFLTRYRNITQAIRDLDYVCGYCYTQLTDVQQELNGLLTIEREPKIALEKIREITKL, from the coding sequence ATGACATCGCATTCTTATATTCCCAATTATCCTCGACCGCAGTTTGTGCGGGAAGCATGGACAGATTTGAACGGCACATGGAGTTTCTGTTTTGACGACTTGAATGCGGGGGTAGGCGAGAAGTGGTTTGAACAGCTCCCTGCCGCGCAAACCATTACGGTTCCTTTTACATACGAAACGGAAGCAAGCGGCATCAATGATCCCGTTTTTCACCCCTATGTATGGTATGAAAGATCGATTTCGCTCCCGAAGGATCAGCAGAATAAGCGGACTATTCTGCACTTCCAAGCGGTGGATCATCATGCGCAAGTTTGGGTGAATGGACAGAGCGTAGGCGAACATACGGGCGGGTATGCGGCCTTTCAGTTCGATATCACGGATTATATCGATGTTTCCGGCGAGAATCGGATTGTTGTCCGCGCGCAGGATAGCGATAATTGCATGCAGCCGCGCGGGAAGCAGCGCTGGGTTAAGGATAATTTCGGCTGCTGGTATGTGCAGACGACAGGGATTTGGCAGTCTGTATGGCTGGAGTATGTAGCGCCTCAGTATGTGAAGTCGGTAAAAATGACGCCGGATATCGATAAGCATCAGCTGAACATTCAGTATCAGTTGCAAGGCGTGGAGCAGCAAGAGGGACTGCTTCTGAAAACGATCGTTCGGTTTGAGGGTCAGCTTATCAAAGAATCTTATTTAGCGGTGGATCGGGCGAAATTAAGTGCTGATATTCATCTCTACAGCGATCGGATCGGCGAATGGAAAATCAAGCATTGGCACCCCAATCACCCTAACTTGTACGATATTGAATTTGTTCTGCTGAAGGATGGCGAGCCGCTGGATAGGGTGAATTCCTACTTCGGATTCCGCAAGGTTTCGATTGAGAAAGGGAAAGTGCTCATTAACAATATGCCTTATTATCAGAAGCTTTTGCTAGATCAAGGGTACTGGAAAGAAACGCATTTGACCCCTCCCTCCGAAGAGGCGCTTATTGAAGATATTGAGAAGACGATGGCACTGGGCTTCAATGGCGTGCGCAAGCATCAGAAGCTGGAAGATCCAAGATTCCTGTATTGGTGTGACCGCAAGGGCTTGCTTGTTTGGTCCGAGATGGGGGCCGCTTATGAATTCGGGGATGAGGCTGTCGAAAGCTTTACGCGCGAGTGGATGGAGGTTGTTCAACAGCATTACAACCATCCTTGCATCGTGACGTGGGTACCTTTTAACGAGTCGTGGGGTGTGCCGAATATCAAGGTGGATCGGACGCAGCAGCAGTTCACCGAGGCGATCTATTACTTGACCAAATCTTTTGATCCGATGAGACCCGTGATTGTAAATGATGGTTGGGAGCATACCGTATCGGACATTATTACGCTGCATGATTATGAAGAGCTCGGTCAGATTTTCTATGAGCGGTATCAAGATAAAGATCTTCTGCTGAGCAATGATATCATTCATAATGATTTTAAATTTCCATTCGCTGATGGATATGCCTACAAGGGGCAGCCTGTGATTATCAGTGAGTATGGAGGCATCGCCTTTACTACGGAAGAGGGCTGGGGCTATGGCAATCAAGTGAAAACCGAGGAAGAATTCTTGACTCGTTACCGCAATATCACGCAGGCTATCCGGGATTTGGACTACGTATGCGGTTACTGCTATACACAGCTTACCGATGTGCAGCAGGAGTTGAATGGCCTGTTGACGATTGAGCGCGAGCCGAAGATTGCTTTGGAAAAAATTCGTGAGATTACGAAGTTGTAA
- a CDS encoding ArsR/SmtB family transcription factor produces the protein MQIDVSTKNMAFLECFSSETRVKIIELLQQESLNIKQLSQRLEISSAIVTKHIQKLEQAGIVASENSTGIRGTQKICHLKLDQAVLQFIPKKQPELPANRANTLSIPVGQYTSFEVKPTCGLASPTQLIGVLDDPRYFADPGHVQASIIWFSSGYVEYRIPNFLHSNQKLRALEISFEICSEAPGYNENWPSDISFFINEIPLGIWTSPGDFGAQRGVLTPEWWSSSNTQHGLLKVINVGPTGSYLDGTQISDVTIEDLSVTFAKEINFRIASLESSSNCGGITLFGKHFGNYAQDIVVTMHEDK, from the coding sequence ATGCAAATTGATGTTTCCACGAAAAATATGGCCTTCCTCGAATGTTTCTCTTCCGAAACCAGAGTAAAGATCATCGAACTATTACAGCAAGAATCCTTAAATATTAAGCAGCTTTCCCAGCGGCTAGAGATTTCTTCGGCCATTGTGACCAAACATATTCAGAAGCTCGAGCAAGCTGGTATCGTCGCTTCCGAGAATTCGACCGGCATTCGCGGCACGCAGAAAATTTGCCATTTGAAATTGGATCAGGCTGTCCTGCAATTCATCCCCAAGAAACAGCCGGAGCTTCCTGCCAACAGAGCCAATACACTGTCAATTCCGGTTGGCCAATACACATCCTTCGAGGTGAAGCCGACCTGCGGACTTGCCTCGCCAACCCAGCTCATTGGCGTACTGGATGATCCGCGCTATTTCGCCGATCCCGGGCATGTGCAGGCGAGCATCATTTGGTTCAGCAGCGGTTATGTGGAATACCGGATTCCTAACTTTCTGCACAGCAACCAAAAGCTCCGCGCCTTGGAAATTTCCTTCGAAATTTGCTCCGAAGCGCCTGGCTACAACGAAAACTGGCCTTCGGATATCTCTTTTTTCATCAATGAGATCCCGCTCGGCATATGGACGAGCCCTGGCGATTTCGGGGCACAGCGAGGCGTGCTCACCCCCGAATGGTGGAGCAGCAGCAACACGCAGCATGGCTTGTTGAAGGTTATTAACGTAGGGCCAACCGGCTCCTACCTCGACGGCACTCAAATCTCCGATGTCACCATCGAGGATCTCTCTGTCACCTTCGCCAAAGAGATTAACTTCCGCATTGCCTCATTGGAAAGCTCATCCAACTGCGGCGGTATTACCTTGTTCGGAAAGCATTTCGGGAATTATGCGCAGGATATTGTCGTTACCATGCATGAGGATAAGTAA